A single region of the Hoeflea prorocentri genome encodes:
- a CDS encoding HIT domain-containing protein, producing the protein MSGFVLNERLEAESRLVCILGLCQLRLMNDSRWPWLLLVPRRAEAEEIYHLTPLDQTLLTFEAGETARALKRVTGCRKINVGALGNVVAQLHVHVIARNPGDAGWPGPVWGLGKAQPYDTNSADALIRAVVKEL; encoded by the coding sequence ATGAGCGGGTTTGTGTTGAATGAGCGGCTGGAGGCGGAAAGCCGGCTGGTGTGCATTCTGGGCCTGTGCCAATTGCGGCTGATGAACGACAGCCGCTGGCCGTGGCTGCTGCTCGTTCCGCGACGGGCCGAGGCCGAGGAAATCTACCATCTGACCCCGCTGGATCAGACATTGCTGACGTTCGAGGCAGGCGAGACGGCACGCGCACTCAAGCGTGTCACCGGCTGCCGGAAGATCAATGTCGGGGCGCTTGGAAACGTGGTCGCGCAACTGCATGTCCACGTCATCGCCCGCAATCCGGGCGATGCGGGCTGGCCGGGGCCGGTTTGGGGGCTTGGAAAAGCTCAACCTTATGATACCAATAGCGCCGACGCGCTCATCCGGGCAGTCGTCAAGGAGTTGTAA
- a CDS encoding AEC family transporter, with protein MQELFLNLMNVIVPVLICAAMGYGLARFNAPFDSKTIRTIIINIGYPALIISHLSAGHIEFDRFLMMAVAAACSVAAFGVIGFVFLTLTGLPVRAFLSPMMLSNVGNIGLPIALLAFGAEGMAYAMGFVVVVVIGISTVGMWIPSGRFSLRDLAMSPIVWSVAIALGLLGSGTSLPKPINDTFTILGGLSIPLMLLTLGHTLASLRVATLWQAVYLSLFHVVMAAAVAFGLVHLFGFAGVERGVVIVACLMPVAASSYLFIEQHMPEIAHEVAGFIMVSTLLTILVLPLALTLWVN; from the coding sequence ATGCAGGAACTGTTTCTCAACCTGATGAACGTGATCGTACCGGTGCTGATCTGCGCTGCGATGGGTTACGGCCTTGCCCGTTTCAACGCTCCGTTCGACAGCAAAACCATCCGGACGATCATCATCAATATCGGCTACCCGGCGCTGATCATCTCGCATCTGTCCGCAGGCCACATCGAGTTTGACAGGTTTCTTATGATGGCCGTCGCGGCGGCCTGCTCGGTCGCTGCTTTCGGTGTCATCGGCTTTGTCTTCCTGACATTGACGGGGCTGCCTGTCAGGGCCTTCCTTTCGCCAATGATGCTCTCGAATGTCGGCAATATCGGCCTGCCGATCGCCCTTCTTGCGTTTGGCGCGGAAGGCATGGCCTACGCGATGGGCTTTGTCGTCGTGGTCGTGATCGGCATTTCGACGGTCGGGATGTGGATTCCATCAGGCCGGTTTTCCCTGCGCGATCTGGCAATGTCACCCATCGTATGGAGCGTCGCGATTGCACTGGGCCTGCTTGGCAGCGGCACATCTCTTCCAAAGCCGATCAATGACACCTTCACGATTTTGGGTGGGCTCTCCATTCCGCTGATGCTGCTGACGCTTGGACACACTCTCGCATCACTCAGGGTCGCAACACTGTGGCAGGCGGTTTATCTGAGCCTTTTCCACGTTGTCATGGCTGCGGCGGTGGCTTTCGGCCTGGTCCACCTGTTCGGATTTGCCGGGGTCGAGCGCGGCGTGGTGATCGTTGCCTGCCTGATGCCGGTTGCGGCCTCGAGCTATTTGTTCATCGAGCAACATATGCCGGAGATCGCCCATGAGGTCGCCGGATTCATCATGGTCTCGACGCTTTTGACGATCCTTGTCCTGCCTTTGGCGCTGACACTCTGGGTCAACTGA